The following nucleotide sequence is from Triticum dicoccoides isolate Atlit2015 ecotype Zavitan chromosome 7B, WEW_v2.0, whole genome shotgun sequence.
TACTGCATGATGCGAAGAGAAGAGGAACGGCGATTAGGTGGCCTGAGCCCTGTTCAATATCACGGAAAATGGCCCTTCAAACGTGTTTCTGTCTTCCAGGCATGTAACATTTGGCTTGTATGTTGATGGGTAGTGAGactagtatttcaccatgatgactACTACTAATAACTTGTTTGGCATTTATTATCAGGAACCCCTTTCAGCTGCACTGTCTGCTCTCAACCTATTGATGCATTTCACTGGCTGGCTTTCGTTCTTCCTGCTAGTGAAATACAGATTACCTCTTAGACCTCAGACGAAGAAGACGTACTACGAATACACTGGCTTATGGCATATCTATGCAATATTATCAATGAATGCATGGATCTGGAGCTCTGTATTCCATACCAGGTGCACATTTGCTCAATCAAAGCTTGGGCATGCTGCTGTCATGATAATATACTGTATTTAATATCTTGCTCAGCGTCATTCATTCTTCATTTTGTAGGGATATTGACATGACTGAGAAATTGGATTACTCTTCAGCTGTGGCCGTACTTGGCTACTCTTTAATCCTTACACTGCTAAGAATTTTTAATGTCAAGGAGGGGGCTACCAGGGTGACGTTTGCTGCACCTATTCTAGCATTCGTCACAACACACATCTTGTATCTTAACTTCTACGATCTTGACTACGGTAAAGTTCCTTTTGCATCTCCTAGAGTATTTTTACCTTGCATACAGTTGCACAAACagattaattcatgtgcatcttctGTGTTTATATGCCTGCCTTTTCTTCAGGATGGAACATGAAAGTTTGTGTGGCGATGGGAGTGATTCAAATTGTCGCATGGGCAATCTGGGCCGGTGTGACCCATCATCCGTCGCGGTTGAAGCTTTGGGTCGTTGTGTTTGGAGGAGCTCTAGCTATGCTTCTTGAGGTGTTTGACTTCCCTCCATACAAGGGGTATGCTGACGCGCACTCGCTGTGGCACGCGAGCACCGTTCCCCTCACCTATCTTTGGTGGAGCTTCATTAAAGATGACGCAGAGTTCCGCACCTCCACACTCACACTGGTTAAGAAGGCCAGGTGAATTAAAGGTCATTATGTTGTTCGGTTCTctcaaggtaacacaagcataagcTCGGTATGCTCGGTATTCCCTGGGATCGATCAGGACGGCAAATCATTCATCTTTGGGTGTCACGGTTTTGGTCTGCAAACTCAGCATCTTGTTTCTGCGGCTCTAGCCCTCCTGACTTTTGTTTTGATCGATATGAGGAATAGTTGTGTAGAAGAAAAAATGACATTATCTTTTTCCGTGCCTGTTGAGACAGTTGAGCCTGTGAGTTTCAACAGAAGCTTATATGAAGCTAAGCATTGCAGAATGAGCCGTCAGAGATGATGAGATAGGGAATGTGTGCTGATTTCTTCAGAATTAGCGAATGAACTGAAAACAGTGACAAGAGCTGAGTCCCCCAACTCATCACAATGTTGCACCGCCAAAACATAGTATTATCATCGCATTTGCTGTTTAAAATAGTGATGGCGGTGGTCAGGGTCGGCAAATTTGACAGTTTTGACCTGTCGATGAAATCATTTCACAAACTGAACTGCTCTTAATTTTTTTTCACTCAGCTGACCTTTTTTAGTGGcgcccgacacgaaggcgccacactacatTGTGCAGCGCCCGACAGACAGGCGCTGCACGCGTAGCCAGCGTCGCACCCGGGTGATCCGAAAATTACTAAATCAGTGTGCAGTGcttgagagctaggcgccacactatacagtgtagcgcctagcgTCTAGGCGTTGCATTAGTGGTTGCTTTATTTTGTAGTGGTAAATAATGCAACCACTAGTGTAATGGTGGAATTCTGGCCTTGAAGTGGTAAATAATGGCTTTGAAGATAATCTCAAGTAAACTTGCAACAAATCTAAAGAAGAGAGAAATCTTGAGGTGCTAGCACCATGCCCATTATATGGTGTTAAGGATGAAGCTTTTCGCATGCTTTGAGAGAGGTTTGGCCGCTGGAATTCTGGCCATGAATGGCTAGTACACATGAAGCTGGTAATGGGACACGAGCATCTGAAGCTGTTTCAACTTGCCAGACCATGTTCACCATGCAAATTTGTTCGAATAAACCACCCTCCCGATACAAAGGACCGATTGAGCAATGCAATGCCCGGGCACAGGATTTCGGTCATAAACCTTTGACAAGGAACACAACTCTTCAAATTCAGTGCATGGAGAAACGGAAGACACATCAACCTGCAACTTACACTCATAATCTGATTGTACTACATACCTAGAGCATTTGGAAATTTCTCTTCTTTCCAGAGTTTGCACAGTTTGTGCGCGCTGGTGATGCACCGGCCCTAGGGAAGAACCACCGTGCAGCTTTGTACTTTCCCGGCGAACCACCGACGGGGCCCTGAAACAGCACCTTCTGCTCCTCCATGGAATACACACCCCAAGTGTCCTGGATGTAGGTTTCGTCGAATTCGCTCACAAAGTAGATGCAGTTGCCCCTGCACCCCGGCGTCTCCGATGCACGCACTGAGAACGACGACTGCGGGCTCACGAACAGCGCCCGGTCATCGGCGAGCCTCTCCACTTTCACCCATCGTGACCGCTCAAGATCAAGCTTGTACACCTCGAAGCCTCCGATGGTCTTGGGGCGAAGGGGTTCATCGGGTGCGAGCACCGGACCCACAAACATGATCTTCCCTTCCGACTCGAGCAGGTGAGAGTTCCGGAGGTAGCGGTACCGGCAGATCGGGGAGTACTGCTCGAGAATGCTCGGCGCACGGAGCCTCGTCAGGCGCCACGGCGGCGGCGCACGCGTGTCCACGGTGTGGGTGAAGCCGAAGAACTCCATGGCGTAGAAGATGCCGCCGCTGTAGGCCACCAGGTCGATGGCATCGCTCCTTGTGAACTCTTCCGGCAGGAGCAGATTCTGCTCGGaccactcctcctcctcgcgccaccggagcGTGACGGTCCGCTCGAAATACTGGCTAACGAAGAACGCGTCGGCGCCGGCCGCGGCCCTGACCGTCGGTTGAATCAGAAGCCTGTGCCGGGGCGGGTACATCTCGATGCGCCGGTGACGGGGTTGACGAGGACGACGCGGTTGTCTTCCGCGAAGGagaggccgccgcagggcaaggcgcCAGATAACTTGATGTTGTCATCTTTCGCGTGGCTGACCGTGGCCGGCAGCCGGGCGGGGGGATCACCGGCGCCGGCGAACCCTCGTCGTCGACCGGCACGGAGAAGATGGCGCCACGGCGGCGCTCCATGTCGGGCACGAACAGGAGATCGAGGAAGTACTCGTCCTCGTCGAGTACCTCGAGCGCGAACAGGTGCGGGATGGGTGTCGCTAGCCGCTCGGAGATGGTCGCCGCCCAGGACTTGCAGACGGCGGCGAAGGGCGCCGACTCGAGCGGGCTGATGCGGCGCAGGATCCTCTCCGTGAGGTGGAAAGGGAGGCCGCCGATGGTGCCGCTCGCCGCATCTCCGCCGTCGGCGGGTTCGTGCTGGAAAAGGGCCTTGCTTGATGGGGTGGCCATGGTTTTGATCGGCTCCATGTGGGAGAGAGATGAGAGGAATGTGCGTTGGCGCCGGCAGATGGTGGTGGAAATGCCCGGGCTGGTGGCGGCGCTGGCCGGAGCCAGAGAAGGGAAAGGGGATCGGGGAGGAGGACGGCGAAGAGAGGTTTGGAGCACAGCCGCTGGGCCGATTCGGACTTCGCAGACGGCTCTACATAGAAGGCCCGTCTAAGGACTAGTTCTTTTCGAGGGCTGAGCCCACGGCATTTCCTATTtgacgctgcaggcgcccgttaatgACCGAAATCACTATTCTGACCCTATCAACAAATTTTGTCACAAAATGAActcgacatgaaagcatttcatgaTCTGATCCTTTTAGCAACGCCAGAGCCCGCGGCGTTTCTTCCTCAAATAAAAACGCCGAGCTAGCTAGCGTTCTTGCCCAAAGGAGAAACGCCCAGGTTGCTCGCGTTGCGGACCAGGTAAGCAACGCCAAGGGCTTTGGCGTTTCTGCGCTGGCATCCAGCCCATTCGCTTCCCCGTTGCCAAAGTAAAAAGCTGCTCCTAAACCCAGGGCCTAAACGCCAAGCCCTATGGCGTTTCTGGCCAAGGCAGCAACGCCCACTTGCTTGGCGTTTCTATGTGGATTGGAAACGCCAGCTACTCCGGAGTTTGAATGAGGATTTGAAACGCTAGCTAGCTTGGCGTTTTTATATGGAGAAAAAACGCCATGGTctgtggcgttgctaaaagggCCAGATCGTGAAATACAATCATGTTAAATTCACTTTGTGGCAAAAATTGCTGAAAAGGTCAGAACAGTGATTTCGGCTTCCGTTAATGTGTATTCTGCTAACGGGCGCCCGGCCCATTTATAATTGTGTTTCTGTTTCCAGAGACGTAGAAAATGCGTAGGTAGATGGGATTGAACCAGCGACCCCTTCACTGCAAGGGTTACACACTAACCATCACGCCACAGTCCCACTTGTTCAAATACACTTCCGTTCCTTCATTTATTTAGTTTTTAAGTTCGTTTTGTTCTTTTATCTTTTTCTGTTCATTTTTTTTAATGCACGATTTTTTTCTAATTCAATGAACTTTtgtcaaatttgataaaaaaatatttcaaatccgatgaacttttttcaagattGATGAATTGTTCCTTCAAATTTTTGAACTtttatcaaaatcgatgaactattttttcaaacttgatgaactttttgTCAAAAATCGATGACCTTTTTTT
It contains:
- the LOC119337951 gene encoding post-GPI attachment to proteins factor 3-like, with product MAGTGLWVVGLASLLALPGIFVSVSVEASPGDADPHYRTCVGECQNTGIIGGNIISHCQSRENDSISAGSSWYTQEALRVQWKQLNCMTDCRYYCMMRREEERRLGGLSPVQYHGKWPFKRVSVFQEPLSAALSALNLLMHFTGWLSFFLLVKYRLPLRPQTKKTYYEYTGLWHIYAILSMNAWIWSSVFHTRDIDMTEKLDYSSAVAVLGYSLILTLLRIFNVKEGATRVTFAAPILAFVTTHILYLNFYDLDYGWNMKVCVAMGVIQIVAWAIWAGVTHHPSRLKLWVVVFGGALAMLLEVFDFPPYKGYADAHSLWHASTVPLTYLWWSFIKDDAEFRTSTLTLVKKAR